In Bradyrhizobium manausense, the sequence GACGGAGCCGATGCATCGGTCACGTCGCCGGACGTCGCGCTCGCCATTGCCCGGGATCACGCCCGCAACCGCGGGCTCGATGCCGCGCGTGCAGAGATCGTCGCGCGCGAGGATTACGATCAATGGAGCGTGCCGAACGGCTTCGATCGCCACCGGCCTCTGTTTCGTGTTGCGCTTGACGATGCGGCCGGGACCGAGATCTACGTTTCGTCGCGCACCGGCGAGGTCGTTCTGGATACGACGCGGTCAGAGCGAGGCTGGAACCTTGTCGGCAGCGTGCTGCACTGGATCTATCCGACGGCCCTGAGAAGCAACTGGGCGCTGTGGGACCGGGTGGTCTGGACTGCATCGCTGGTGGCCTTTATCGGAGCGGTGTTCGGCGCAGTGCTCGGGATCATCAGGATCAGGCCGCGGGGAGGGCTGCTCGGCTCGCCCTATCGCGGCTGGCACGCCCTGCATCACGTCATCGGTCTCGTCGCGACCGCTTTTGTGCTGACCTGGATATTCAGCGGCTGGCTCTCGATGGATCACGGCCGGCTGTTCTCGCGCGGGCAATTGACCCCGGCGGAGACTAGCGCAACGAACGTAGTGCCCGATTGGAGGGCGGATCCATCTCTCGGTCAGCGGCCCGTTTCGTCTTCAGTCTATGAGGTCGAATGGTTCGCTTTCAATGGAAGTGTCTATCGACGTGACCGGACCGGTCTTGGCAGTCAGACCTTGATCGAGGCAGACGAGCCAGCCCTCAATCCCCCGCGGATGTTCCTGGATGAGCCCGACGTCCTGAGCTTGACGACGCGTCTTTCGGCCAATTGCGGTCCAGCATCTGTTCTCGCCGGCAACGACTCCTATCCCGCCCAATCCATCGTTCCCGGCGCGCCGGTCTATCGCTCCCGTTGCGGCGACCTGTGGTTCGACATCGACGGGGCCGACGGCAGCATCCTGCAACGGCTTGATGCCTCGCGCAGGGCCTATCGCTGGTTCTACAGCGCACTGCACACGCTCGACTTCCCGGTCCTGATCGCGCATCCGCGCCTGCGCGACGTGCTGATTGTCGGGCTTTGCGCCCTTGGCCTGGTGTTTTCCGTCACCGGGATCGTGATCGGCTGGCGGCGTTTACGGGCGACCTTCGCTGGCTGAAATTCCCGGCGGCAGATGAGAAGCAGCCTGCAAAATTGCCGGTTGCGCAGATGCCAACGGGCGAGGATGATCCCTTCGGAGGGGCGTCGCAGGCCTCCGCAACGGAGCGTGATCGATGTCAATCCAGCGCAAGCGCCTCGGCATGATCACGCCGTCCTCCAACTCGGTGCTCGAGCCGGTCACCAGCGCGATGCTGCACGGCGTGGCCGACGTCACCGCGCACTTCTCGCGCTTTCGCGTCACCGAGATCGCGCTTGATGCCGCGGCGCTCGGCCAGTTCGACGCCTCGGTGATGTTGCCGGCGTCGGACCTCCTGGCCGATGCCAAGGTCGATGCCATCGCCTGGAACGGTACCTCCGCAAGCTGGCTCGGCATTGACAGGGACAGGAGCCTTTGCGAGGCGATCACGGCGCGCACCGGCGTACCGGCAACGACCTCGACGCTCGCCTGCATGGATGCCGCCCGCGCGCTTGGGGCCCGACGCGTCGCGCTCGTCTCGCCCTATACTGAGGACGTGCAGCGGCGGATCGACCATGTCTGGGCCGGGGAGGGCATCGTACCGTATGCGGAGCGCCATCTCGGCTTGCGCGACAATTTCTCCTTCGGCGAGGTCGCACCCGCTGATATCGCGGACATGATCCGCGCGGTGGCGGCGCAGGGGGCCGACGCCGTCGTCATCCTTTGCACGAATCTCGACGGCGCCGCGCTTGCCGCGTCGCTCGAACGAGAGCTCGATATCGCGGTGCTCGACTCCGTCGCGGTCACGCTGTGGCGAACCCTCGGTCTCGCCGGCGGCGACATCGCGGCGCTGGCATCGTGGGGACGAATATTCAAGGCTTCAGTGAAATGACGGAGACAGCAGTGACGCAGCTCGATCTCGCCATCCGCGGCGGCACCATCGTGACCGCCAGCGACGAGTTTCGCGCCGACATCGGCATACGCGACGGTCGCATCGTCAGCATTGCGGATAGCATCGAAGGTGCTGCGCGCGAGGTCGACGCGACGGGGCTGCTGGCGCTGCCCGGCGGCATCGACAGCCACGTCCACATCTCGCAAGCCTCCGGCCCCGATGTCGTCATGGCCGATGATTTCGCCTCGGCGACGCGCGCGGCGGCTGCCGGCGGCAACACCATGGTGCTGCCCTTTGCGCTTCAGGAGAAGGGGACGTCGCTGCGCACCTGCGTCGAGAACTACCGCAAGCTCGCCGAAGGTGAGTGCTACATTGACGTGGCGTTCCACCTCATCATCTCCGATCCCACGGCGGTGGTGCTTGGACAGGAGCTGCCGGCGCTGGTGAAGGACGGCTACACCTCGTTCAAGGTGTTCATGACCTATGACGACCTCGTGCTCAGCGACAACCAGCTGCTGGAGGTGTTCGAGGTGGCGCGCCGGGAGGAGGCGCTCGTCATGGTTCATTGCGAGGGCTACGACGCCATTCGCTTCCTCACCAGCAAGCTGGAGCGCGAAGGCCACATCGCGCCCTACTATCATGGCGCCTCGCGGCCCCAGGCCGTCGAGCGCGAGGCGACGCATCGCGCCATCAGCCATGCCGAGGTGATCGGCGTTCCCATCATGATCGTCCATGTCTCGGGGCGCGAGGCGATGGAGCAGGTCCGTTGGGCCCAGCAGCGCGGCCTGCCTGTTCACGCCGAGACCTGCCCGCAATACATCACGCTGACGGCCGACGACATGAAGGGCCTCAACATGGACATCACGGGCGCGAAATATGTCTGCTCGCCGCCGCCGCGCGATGTCGAGAGCCAGCAGGCGATCTGGGAAGGCCTCACGTCAGGCGTGTTCCAGACCTTCTCCTCCGACCATTGTCCGTTCCGCTATGACGACCCCAGGGGCAAGCTGACGCCGAATGCCCGCACGTCGTTCCGCTGGGTGCCGAACGGCATCCCCGGCATCGAGACCCGGCTGCCGATCCTTTTCTCCGAGGGCGTCTCGAAGGGCCGCATCACGCGCCAGAAGTTCGTCGAACTGACCGCGACCAACCACGCGCGCATCTACGGCCTCTATCCCCGCAAGGGCTCGATCGGTGTCGGCTTCGATGCCGATATCGCGCTGTGGGACCCGAAGCTGAAGAAGGCCATTCGGCAGTCCGATCTGCACCACGGATCCGACTACACGCCATGGGAGGGCTTTGACGTCACCGGCTGGCCGGTCACGACGATCGCGCGGGGGCAGGTCGTGTACGAGCATGGCAAGATCGTCGGCGACAAGGGCGCAGGCGAACTGCTGGGCCGCGGCAAGTCCAGCCTGGTGTGACAGGCCTTGATGCGCCGCGGCGAGGCGGTGTCGCCCCTTGCGCATACCTTCCGCGCGTGGCTGCGGCATCTTTGATCCCTTTCCGCCGGCCGCCTTTCGGTGTAGCTCTGCGCCCACCTAAGCGGCGGCCGTCGATCGGGCCGCCGAAATCATGCAGGAGAGCCAAGGATGTACCCGAAAGTTCAGATGTTCATTGCCGGCGAGTGGACCGACGGCACCTCCGGCAAGTCCGAGGACATCCTCAATCCCGCCACCGGCCAGGCGATCGGCAAGACGCCGCATGCCTCGAGGGCGGACCTCGACCGCGCACTGGAAGCTTCGAAGGCCGGCTTCGAGGTCTGGCGCAAGACCTCGCCGTTCGACCGCTACAAGCTGATGCGCAAGGCCGCCGACATCATCCGCTCGCGCGCCGCCGAGATCGCCCCCATCATGACCATGGAGCAGGGCAAGCCGGTCGTGGAAGCGCAGGGCGAGACCATGCTGGCCGGCGACCTCATCGACTGGTTTTCGGAGGAAGCCCGCCGCGCCTATGGCCGCATCGTGCCGCCGCGGATGGGTAACGTCTCCCAACTCGTGACCAAGGAGCCGGTCGGCCCGGTCGCGGCGTTCACGCCCTGGAATTTCCCGATCAACCAGGCGGTGCGCAAGATCTCGGCCGCGCTCGCGGCCGGCTGCTCGATCATCGTCAAGGGGCCGGAAGAAACCCCGGCAAGCTGCATGGAATTGGTGCGCGCCTATGCCGACGCGGGCATTCCTGCCGGCGTCGTCCAGCTGGTGTTCGGTGTGCCGTCGGAAGTGTCGGAATATCTGATTCCGCATCCGATCATCCGCAAGATCAGCTTCACCGGCTCGACCGCGGTCGGCAAGCATCTGGCTGCGCTCGCCGGCCTGCACATGAAGCGCGTCACCATGGAGCTCGGCGGTCACGCACCTGCGATCGTGTTCGCTGATGCCGACCTCGACAACGCCGCGAAGATCCTCTCGGCCAACAAGTTCCGCAATGCCGGCCAGGTCTGCGTCTCGCCGACGCGCTTCATGGTGCATGAGAGCGTCTATCAGCCCTTCGTCGACAAGTTCGTCGCGGCCGCCAAGGGCCTCAAGGTTGGCAACGGCCTCGACAAGGACACCCGCATGGGTCCGCTGGCGAACCCGCGCCGTGTCGACGCCATGGAAGGTCTGGTCTCCGACGCCGTTCAACGCGGTGCCAAGATCCAGGCCGGCGGCAAGCGCATCGGCAACGAGGGCTTCTTCTTCGAGCCGACCGTCATCACCGACGTGCCGCGCGATGCCCGCATCATGAACGAGGAGCCGTTCGGACCGCTGGCGCCGATCACGTCGTTCCGCAGCTATGATGAAGTCGTGGCCGAGGCGAACCGTCTGCCTTACGGACTTGCTGCGTATGCCTACACGACCTCGACCAAGACGATGCAGGCGATCGGATCCGACATCGAGAGCGGCATGGTCTCGATCAACCATCACGGCCTGGCGCTGCCCGAAGTGCCGTTCGGCGGCATCAAGGATTCCGGCTATGGTTCCGAAGGCGGCCTCGAGGCGATCGAGGGCTACCTCAACACCAAGTTCGTGACCCAGGCGAGCGCGTAAGGCACGGGCGACATCCATCGCAAGGCGCGTCACGGCACACCGTGGCGCGCCTTTCTATTTTCTGGTCACGGCGCGCGCAGATAACGTGACGACGCACATCAGCGCGGCGAGCATCCAGAACGCCGTCGGCAGGCCGACGGCGTGGGCGACAAAACCGATGCCGGCGGGACCGACGAGAACGCCGGCATAGCCGGCCGTGGTGATCGACGCCACCGCGAGACCCCTGGGCATTGCAGTCTGCATGGCGGCGCCGCGGAACAGCACCGGCACGAGGTTGGAGGCGCCGAGGCCGATGAGCAGGAAGCCAGCAATGGCGACGGTCGCGCTGGGCGCAAGCAGCAGCACCGCAAGGCCCGCGACCGCGAGCAGACTTCCCCCGACCAGCGTGGCGCGATCACCGACACGGGCCACGACCGCGTCGCCGCCAAGCCGGCCTACGGTCATCGCGATCGAGAACACGATATAGCCGATCCCTCCCTGCGCCTCGCTGACCAGGCCGCTGCCGATGACGAGCAGCGCGC encodes:
- a CDS encoding PepSY domain-containing protein; translation: MMGAIVLLHRWLGIAFCLLFAMWFASGIVMHFVPFPSLTEAERFAGLAAVERQGSIMAVADAVSASGITDATRVRLIQRSDGPVYVVSGPSRLRAVRASDGADASVTSPDVALAIARDHARNRGLDAARAEIVAREDYDQWSVPNGFDRHRPLFRVALDDAAGTEIYVSSRTGEVVLDTTRSERGWNLVGSVLHWIYPTALRSNWALWDRVVWTASLVAFIGAVFGAVLGIIRIRPRGGLLGSPYRGWHALHHVIGLVATAFVLTWIFSGWLSMDHGRLFSRGQLTPAETSATNVVPDWRADPSLGQRPVSSSVYEVEWFAFNGSVYRRDRTGLGSQTLIEADEPALNPPRMFLDEPDVLSLTTRLSANCGPASVLAGNDSYPAQSIVPGAPVYRSRCGDLWFDIDGADGSILQRLDASRRAYRWFYSALHTLDFPVLIAHPRLRDVLIVGLCALGLVFSVTGIVIGWRRLRATFAG
- a CDS encoding maleate cis-trans isomerase family protein encodes the protein MSIQRKRLGMITPSSNSVLEPVTSAMLHGVADVTAHFSRFRVTEIALDAAALGQFDASVMLPASDLLADAKVDAIAWNGTSASWLGIDRDRSLCEAITARTGVPATTSTLACMDAARALGARRVALVSPYTEDVQRRIDHVWAGEGIVPYAERHLGLRDNFSFGEVAPADIADMIRAVAAQGADAVVILCTNLDGAALAASLERELDIAVLDSVAVTLWRTLGLAGGDIAALASWGRIFKASVK
- the hydA gene encoding dihydropyrimidinase gives rise to the protein MTETAVTQLDLAIRGGTIVTASDEFRADIGIRDGRIVSIADSIEGAAREVDATGLLALPGGIDSHVHISQASGPDVVMADDFASATRAAAAGGNTMVLPFALQEKGTSLRTCVENYRKLAEGECYIDVAFHLIISDPTAVVLGQELPALVKDGYTSFKVFMTYDDLVLSDNQLLEVFEVARREEALVMVHCEGYDAIRFLTSKLEREGHIAPYYHGASRPQAVEREATHRAISHAEVIGVPIMIVHVSGREAMEQVRWAQQRGLPVHAETCPQYITLTADDMKGLNMDITGAKYVCSPPPRDVESQQAIWEGLTSGVFQTFSSDHCPFRYDDPRGKLTPNARTSFRWVPNGIPGIETRLPILFSEGVSKGRITRQKFVELTATNHARIYGLYPRKGSIGVGFDADIALWDPKLKKAIRQSDLHHGSDYTPWEGFDVTGWPVTTIARGQVVYEHGKIVGDKGAGELLGRGKSSLV
- a CDS encoding NAD-dependent succinate-semialdehyde dehydrogenase, which gives rise to MYPKVQMFIAGEWTDGTSGKSEDILNPATGQAIGKTPHASRADLDRALEASKAGFEVWRKTSPFDRYKLMRKAADIIRSRAAEIAPIMTMEQGKPVVEAQGETMLAGDLIDWFSEEARRAYGRIVPPRMGNVSQLVTKEPVGPVAAFTPWNFPINQAVRKISAALAAGCSIIVKGPEETPASCMELVRAYADAGIPAGVVQLVFGVPSEVSEYLIPHPIIRKISFTGSTAVGKHLAALAGLHMKRVTMELGGHAPAIVFADADLDNAAKILSANKFRNAGQVCVSPTRFMVHESVYQPFVDKFVAAAKGLKVGNGLDKDTRMGPLANPRRVDAMEGLVSDAVQRGAKIQAGGKRIGNEGFFFEPTVITDVPRDARIMNEEPFGPLAPITSFRSYDEVVAEANRLPYGLAAYAYTTSTKTMQAIGSDIESGMVSINHHGLALPEVPFGGIKDSGYGSEGGLEAIEGYLNTKFVTQASA